One window of the Stigmatella aurantiaca genome contains the following:
- a CDS encoding ABC1 kinase family protein encodes MAADSDDTLPPQGRFTRFRKLAGLSAQLGAEVLKSGARRVVGQEQELLSKGMAEKLVATLGDLKGAAMKFGQAVSMDPDLMTPEVRQVLARLQNQAPAMGYETVARVVREELGAPPEALFREFSREPLAAASLGQVHRAVLEDGRAVVVKVQYPGVGDSLLGDLDNVGLMVKTVSKAHKRMDGTAYFQEMREEMLLELDYRREARQCQGFVRGVARLPDLKVPEVIESRTSGRVLTLELLEGLTLKDWVVTEPSAGERFRVARQLIRAIYGPFFCAGEIHADPHPGNFMVMKDGRLGLLDFGSIKRFSERFVDANRIMFVQAMNKEPMDVLRLSRQVGFTVDMPDAEAEGLIREMLAIVGRPMHQEAYDFATCDINRDMRRYVTQNAGSILKIRPPAEGVMFFRSTGGLMHNLKLIGARGDFRGVYMEVAGLLA; translated from the coding sequence ATGGCCGCCGACTCCGACGACACCCTTCCCCCGCAGGGCCGCTTCACCCGGTTTCGCAAGCTCGCGGGGCTCTCCGCGCAGCTCGGCGCGGAGGTGCTCAAGAGTGGCGCGCGCCGCGTGGTGGGCCAGGAACAGGAGCTGCTCAGCAAGGGCATGGCCGAGAAGCTCGTCGCCACCCTGGGCGACTTGAAGGGCGCGGCGATGAAGTTCGGCCAGGCCGTGTCCATGGACCCGGACCTGATGACGCCCGAGGTGCGCCAGGTGCTGGCCCGGCTCCAGAACCAGGCCCCCGCCATGGGCTATGAGACGGTGGCCCGGGTGGTTCGCGAGGAGCTGGGCGCGCCGCCCGAGGCGCTCTTCCGGGAGTTCAGCCGGGAGCCGCTGGCCGCCGCCTCGCTGGGGCAGGTGCACCGGGCGGTGCTGGAGGATGGCCGCGCGGTGGTGGTGAAGGTGCAGTACCCCGGCGTGGGCGACTCGCTCCTGGGGGACCTGGACAACGTGGGCCTGATGGTGAAGACCGTGTCCAAGGCGCACAAGCGCATGGACGGCACGGCCTACTTCCAGGAGATGCGCGAGGAGATGCTCCTGGAGCTGGACTACCGGCGCGAGGCCCGGCAGTGCCAGGGGTTCGTGCGCGGTGTGGCGCGGCTGCCGGACCTGAAGGTCCCCGAGGTGATTGAGTCCCGCACCTCCGGGCGCGTGCTGACGCTGGAGCTCCTGGAGGGCCTCACGCTCAAGGACTGGGTGGTGACGGAGCCCTCGGCCGGGGAGCGCTTCCGCGTGGCGCGCCAGCTCATCCGCGCCATCTACGGGCCGTTCTTCTGCGCGGGGGAGATTCACGCCGATCCGCACCCGGGCAACTTCATGGTGATGAAGGACGGGCGGCTGGGCCTCCTGGACTTCGGCTCCATCAAGCGCTTCTCGGAGCGCTTCGTGGACGCCAACCGGATCATGTTCGTGCAGGCCATGAACAAGGAGCCCATGGACGTGCTGCGGCTGAGCCGCCAGGTGGGCTTCACCGTGGACATGCCGGACGCGGAGGCCGAGGGGCTCATCCGCGAGATGCTGGCCATCGTGGGCCGGCCCATGCACCAGGAGGCGTACGACTTCGCCACCTGTGACATCAACCGCGACATGCGCCGCTATGTGACTCAGAACGCGGGCAGCATCCTGAAGATCCGCCCGCCCGCCGAAGGGGTGATGTTCTTCCGCTCCACCGGCGGGTTGATGCACAACCTGAAGCTCATCGGCGCCCGGGGCGACTTCCGCGGCGTGTACATGGAAGTCGCCGGCTTGCTGGCGTGA
- a CDS encoding response regulator, whose translation MSETKIRILVVDDDQDQLVLAERTLSAYGFDVRTHRSSLGVSNLVRSAAPDLVLLDVNIPALSGDKVLSLARAQAPLGTKFILYSASDETKLRSLALSSGADGYISKSVQGADLAKKLTDLYKRGRTASPAGSPPHALNK comes from the coding sequence ATGTCGGAAACCAAGATCCGAATCCTCGTCGTGGACGACGATCAGGATCAGCTCGTGCTGGCCGAGCGCACGCTCTCGGCTTACGGCTTTGATGTTCGCACGCACCGCTCATCGTTGGGCGTGTCCAACCTGGTGCGCTCCGCCGCGCCGGACCTGGTGCTGCTGGACGTGAACATCCCCGCGCTGAGCGGGGACAAGGTGCTGTCGTTGGCGCGCGCGCAGGCGCCGCTGGGCACCAAGTTCATCCTGTACTCGGCCTCGGATGAGACGAAGCTGCGCTCGCTGGCGCTGTCCTCCGGCGCGGACGGCTACATCTCCAAGAGCGTCCAGGGCGCGGACCTGGCCAAGAAGCTGACGGACCTCTACAAGCGCGGCCGCACGGCGAGCCCCGCCGGCTCCCCGCCGCACGCCCTCAACAAGTAG
- a CDS encoding chemotaxis protein CheB: protein MARRDKHDLIVIGASMGGVEALMALVEKFPEDLPAAVCVVLHISPGHRSVLPAILSRAGPLPAVHPDDGDLMEKGRIYVAPNDQHLLVEEGVLRVVKGPRENNHRPAVDPLFRSASLAYGPRVVGVVLTGALDCGTAGLLAIKQQGGVAVVQEPSDAYCPDMPQNVLNAMDVDHCVPIAKMGALLNRLSRSPAPSGQRRRASQAIKREVGKLRGDLSMANTPPAGGRPSHFSCPDCGGVLFEQTEQGQLRFNCRVGHAFTGNALLDGQENALDGALWAAVRSLEENGAMARRMASHARERNHGHSAKRYDERAREAEKQALLIREVAMKGSLSPREDALPKEKIQESPSN from the coding sequence ATGGCACGGCGCGACAAGCATGATCTCATCGTCATCGGGGCCTCCATGGGGGGCGTCGAGGCGCTCATGGCCCTGGTGGAGAAGTTCCCGGAGGACCTGCCCGCCGCCGTGTGCGTCGTCCTGCACATCTCCCCCGGCCACCGCAGCGTGCTGCCGGCCATCCTCTCCCGGGCGGGCCCCTTGCCCGCGGTCCACCCGGATGACGGGGACCTGATGGAGAAGGGCCGCATCTACGTGGCGCCCAATGACCAGCACCTGCTGGTGGAGGAGGGCGTGCTGCGCGTGGTGAAGGGGCCCCGGGAGAACAACCACCGGCCCGCGGTGGATCCGCTCTTCCGCTCGGCCTCTCTCGCCTACGGCCCCCGCGTGGTGGGCGTGGTGCTGACCGGGGCCCTGGACTGTGGCACCGCGGGGTTGCTGGCCATCAAGCAGCAAGGGGGGGTGGCCGTGGTTCAGGAGCCCTCGGACGCGTACTGCCCGGACATGCCCCAGAACGTCCTGAACGCCATGGACGTGGACCACTGCGTGCCCATCGCGAAGATGGGGGCCCTGTTGAACCGGCTGTCCCGGAGCCCGGCGCCCTCGGGCCAGAGGAGGCGGGCCTCGCAGGCCATCAAGCGGGAAGTCGGCAAGCTCCGGGGGGATCTGTCCATGGCCAACACCCCTCCTGCCGGGGGCAGGCCTTCGCACTTCTCCTGCCCGGACTGTGGGGGGGTGCTCTTCGAGCAGACCGAGCAGGGGCAGCTGCGCTTCAACTGCCGGGTGGGCCACGCGTTCACCGGCAACGCGCTCCTGGACGGGCAAGAGAATGCGCTGGATGGGGCGCTGTGGGCCGCCGTCCGGAGCCTGGAGGAGAACGGGGCCATGGCCCGGCGCATGGCCAGCCATGCCCGGGAGCGGAACCATGGCCACTCGGCCAAGCGCTATGACGAGCGGGCGCGGGAGGCCGAGAAGCAGGCCCTGCTCATCCGCGAGGTGGCCATGAAGGGGTCACTGTCCCCGCGGGAGGATGCGCTGCCCAAGGAGAAAATCCAGGAGTCGCCGTCGAACTGA
- a CDS encoding sensor histidine kinase translates to MSPRRPPAHSPPGFPRMPEAGPKGALLRKYQELTAKHEALVHRLEARNEEYISAYRLSTWALETTSSALVLLRAGSILQANQRWHALARTGPWQLLSQGKATGPPMATLRQVAGHEVDILLASEDRGVRVQRYQKQGSDETLEIRVERAGPQEHVLHAQMVLALIHDVTQETRHTAELEQARVSLARQEQMKTLGEMSSGIAHDLNNTLNAMRLRLEMLQRDTAAPAHQAHHLKALMQIVSDAGLRVRHLQEFSRQQAEPSQEQAVLHDVAREATELARDSIAHRTRNGVQVHLVNEVPVLPAVTGPPSDLRYVFLNLLLNARDAMPQGGTVYLRGSASRSRVVITVEDEGTGIAEAHLDKLFLPFFTTKGNKGTGLGLSMAYGVVSRAGGTLTAGNRPEGGAVFTLTFPIPPAAPGAALAPLKGRPRR, encoded by the coding sequence ATGAGTCCACGCCGCCCGCCCGCGCATTCTCCTCCGGGTTTCCCCCGGATGCCCGAGGCCGGGCCCAAGGGCGCCCTGCTGCGCAAGTACCAGGAGCTGACCGCCAAGCACGAAGCCCTGGTGCACCGGCTGGAGGCCCGGAACGAAGAGTACATTTCCGCTTACCGGCTCTCCACCTGGGCCTTGGAGACCACCTCGAGCGCGCTCGTGCTGCTGCGTGCCGGGTCCATCCTGCAGGCCAACCAGCGCTGGCATGCGCTGGCGCGCACCGGCCCCTGGCAGCTGCTGAGCCAGGGCAAGGCCACAGGGCCGCCCATGGCCACCTTGCGCCAGGTGGCCGGCCATGAAGTCGACATCCTGCTCGCCTCGGAGGACCGGGGGGTCCGCGTCCAGCGCTACCAGAAGCAAGGCTCGGACGAGACCCTGGAGATCCGCGTGGAGCGGGCAGGTCCCCAGGAGCATGTGCTCCATGCCCAGATGGTCCTGGCCCTCATCCACGACGTCACCCAGGAGACGCGCCACACGGCCGAGCTGGAGCAAGCGCGCGTCTCGCTTGCCCGGCAAGAGCAGATGAAGACGCTGGGGGAGATGTCCTCGGGCATCGCGCATGATCTCAACAACACCCTGAACGCCATGCGGCTCCGGCTGGAGATGCTCCAGCGGGACACGGCGGCCCCGGCGCATCAGGCCCATCACCTGAAGGCCCTCATGCAGATCGTCTCCGACGCGGGCCTGCGCGTGCGCCATCTGCAGGAGTTCTCCCGGCAGCAGGCCGAGCCCAGCCAGGAGCAGGCAGTGCTCCACGATGTCGCCCGCGAGGCCACGGAGCTGGCGCGCGACAGCATCGCGCACCGGACCCGGAACGGCGTCCAGGTCCACCTCGTGAACGAGGTGCCCGTGCTGCCCGCGGTGACCGGCCCGCCCTCGGACCTGCGCTACGTCTTCCTCAACCTGCTGCTCAACGCGCGGGATGCCATGCCCCAGGGAGGCACGGTCTACCTGCGCGGCAGCGCCAGCCGCTCGCGGGTGGTCATCACCGTGGAGGACGAGGGCACGGGCATTGCCGAGGCCCACCTGGACAAGCTCTTCCTGCCCTTCTTCACCACCAAGGGGAACAAGGGCACGGGCCTGGGCCTGTCCATGGCGTATGGCGTCGTGTCGCGGGCAGGGGGTACCCTCACCGCGGGCAACCGCCCCGAGGGAGGCGCGGTCTTCACCCTCACCTTTCCCATCCCCCCGGCCGCTCCGGGGGCGGCCCTGGCCCCCTTGAAGGGCCGGCCGCGGCGATGA
- a CDS encoding CheR family methyltransferase — translation MASKPPRDSELEAILEKVRQVRNFDFRNYKRATLQRRIDRRMAATRCRTRSAYLALLERDTNEVNTLVSSMLIKLTTFFRDPEVWTSLRKVVKELVRKRRPDQELRIWSAGCATGEEAYSIAIAAAEAMGPGMPGTELKVFGTDVDEAAIAFARRGVYTLQQLEGCGKEQLARWFVPASGGYAVRKEIRRSVVFGVNNLVSDAPVSRIDLILCRNVFIYLDSELQKRALARFHFALRRDGVLALGRSELIPFAAKLFAPEDLPRRIYRKDGRQELPWVPQHPMVPPGEPPEPSRRSADAPPPPAPQHAFLRDVLDSHPCPLIATDGQGTVTLFNQAAARLWSRHEKDVTGKRLVTLALPGLSQELLVEQSARVRAGRSERESGDGTLNVPGGEPLAIRAQVVPLRSESAENAGLLYAAHDVTALRSLEQSLQRANDELNTANLRLQSSNEELRASNEELETTNEELQSANEELQTTNEELQSTNEELETTNEELQSTNAELDATNRELAHRTQEIDAMDFCQHTIIRTVSAGVVVLSATGHITAWNLAAERLLGLTEREAIGQLLWTLRIPALSRSLLSRLHKNLAANHPLRQEMVRYQLPHGGRGHATLVATPLILDSQVLGAIILFEDTTRMSTLSQENREMKERLKA, via the coding sequence ATGGCCAGCAAGCCCCCCCGCGACAGCGAACTCGAAGCCATCCTCGAAAAGGTCCGGCAGGTCCGGAACTTCGACTTCCGGAACTACAAGCGGGCCACGCTTCAGCGCCGCATCGATCGGCGCATGGCCGCCACGCGCTGCCGGACCCGGTCCGCGTACCTGGCCCTGCTCGAGCGGGACACGAACGAGGTCAACACCCTCGTCTCCTCCATGCTCATCAAGCTCACCACCTTCTTCCGGGACCCGGAGGTGTGGACGTCGCTCCGGAAGGTGGTGAAGGAGCTGGTGCGCAAGCGCCGGCCCGATCAGGAGCTGCGCATCTGGAGCGCGGGGTGTGCCACCGGCGAGGAGGCGTACTCCATTGCCATTGCCGCCGCCGAGGCCATGGGCCCCGGCATGCCCGGCACGGAGCTGAAAGTCTTTGGCACCGACGTGGACGAGGCCGCCATCGCCTTCGCGCGGCGGGGCGTGTACACTCTCCAGCAGCTGGAGGGGTGCGGCAAGGAGCAGCTGGCGCGGTGGTTCGTGCCTGCCAGCGGGGGATATGCAGTGCGAAAAGAGATCCGCCGCTCGGTCGTCTTCGGGGTGAACAACCTTGTCTCCGACGCGCCCGTCTCGCGGATTGATCTCATCCTCTGCCGCAACGTCTTCATCTACCTGGACTCGGAGCTCCAGAAGCGGGCGCTGGCGCGCTTCCACTTCGCGCTGCGCCGGGACGGCGTGCTGGCCCTGGGCCGCTCGGAGCTCATCCCCTTCGCGGCCAAACTCTTCGCGCCGGAGGACCTGCCCCGGCGCATCTACCGCAAGGATGGGCGGCAGGAGCTGCCCTGGGTTCCCCAGCACCCGATGGTGCCCCCGGGCGAGCCCCCGGAGCCCTCCCGGCGTTCCGCGGACGCACCGCCGCCCCCGGCCCCTCAACACGCGTTCCTGCGCGACGTGCTCGACTCGCACCCCTGCCCGCTCATCGCCACGGACGGCCAGGGCACCGTCACCCTGTTCAATCAGGCCGCCGCGCGGCTGTGGAGCCGCCACGAGAAGGACGTCACCGGCAAACGGCTGGTGACCCTGGCGCTGCCCGGGCTGAGCCAGGAGCTGCTGGTGGAGCAGAGCGCCCGCGTGAGGGCGGGCCGCTCCGAGCGCGAGTCGGGGGACGGAACCCTGAACGTCCCCGGTGGGGAACCGCTGGCCATCCGGGCCCAGGTCGTCCCCCTGCGCTCCGAGTCGGCCGAAAACGCCGGGCTGCTGTACGCGGCGCACGATGTGACGGCCCTGCGAAGCCTGGAGCAGAGCCTGCAGCGGGCCAACGACGAGCTGAACACCGCCAACCTCCGGCTCCAGAGCTCCAACGAGGAGCTGCGCGCCTCCAACGAGGAGCTGGAGACGACCAACGAGGAGCTCCAGAGCGCCAACGAGGAGCTCCAGACGACCAACGAGGAGCTCCAGTCCACCAACGAGGAGCTGGAGACGACCAACGAGGAGCTCCAGTCCACCAACGCCGAGCTGGACGCCACCAACCGGGAGCTGGCCCACCGCACCCAGGAAATCGACGCGATGGACTTCTGCCAGCACACCATCATCCGTACTGTCTCCGCGGGGGTGGTGGTGCTGAGCGCCACCGGCCATATCACCGCGTGGAACCTGGCCGCCGAGCGGCTGCTGGGCCTCACGGAGCGGGAGGCCATCGGACAGTTGCTGTGGACCCTGCGCATTCCCGCCCTCAGCCGGTCCCTGCTGAGCCGCCTCCACAAGAACCTGGCCGCCAATCACCCCTTGCGCCAAGAGATGGTCCGATACCAGCTCCCTCATGGGGGCCGGGGACACGCCACGCTGGTGGCCACACCCTTGATCCTGGACTCCCAGGTCCTGGGGGCCATCATTCTCTTCGAGGACACGACGCGGATGAGCACCCTGTCGCAAGAAAACCGGGAAATGAAGGAGCGTTTAAAGGCATGA
- a CDS encoding response regulator transcription factor gives MADSSIRVGILEDQQVFLESLVSLCEGSGFEVVASCSNVEDFMARTRQHPPDVALVDLRLERTQQDRMTDGVRAVELLHDFFPGVRSLVLSANQDAEVIERCFQAGAAGYLCKMNVGCTELVEAVTRVAQGESLRPLASFSTSASETEQATEDSGVRRLTPREFEVLRYVSTGADNLKIAACLDITERTVKAHITSIYRKLKVENRTQMAMLACQLGLERPAVG, from the coding sequence ATGGCGGACAGTTCAATTCGGGTGGGAATCCTGGAGGATCAGCAGGTCTTCCTGGAGAGCCTCGTGTCGCTCTGCGAGGGCTCGGGCTTCGAGGTGGTGGCGAGCTGTTCGAACGTCGAGGACTTCATGGCGCGCACGCGCCAGCATCCGCCGGACGTGGCGCTCGTGGATTTGAGGCTCGAGCGGACCCAGCAGGACCGCATGACGGATGGCGTCCGGGCGGTGGAGCTGTTGCATGACTTCTTCCCGGGCGTGCGCTCGCTCGTGCTGTCCGCGAACCAGGATGCCGAGGTCATCGAGCGGTGTTTCCAGGCCGGGGCCGCGGGCTACCTGTGCAAGATGAACGTGGGCTGCACGGAGCTGGTGGAGGCGGTGACGCGGGTGGCGCAGGGCGAGAGCCTGCGTCCGCTGGCGTCCTTCTCCACCAGCGCCTCAGAGACGGAGCAGGCCACCGAGGACTCGGGGGTCCGGCGGCTCACCCCCCGCGAGTTCGAGGTGCTGCGCTACGTGTCCACCGGGGCGGACAACCTGAAGATCGCCGCCTGCCTGGACATCACCGAGCGCACGGTGAAGGCGCACATCACCAGCATCTACCGCAAGCTCAAGGTGGAGAACCGCACGCAGATGGCGATGCTGGCGTGCCAGCTCGGCCTGGAGCGCCCCGCCGTCGGATGA
- a CDS encoding methyltransferase, producing the protein MSPPAASPRALLHLLFNGARALDVVQTAHQLGLLEALERGPVTLGALCEQQGFVPGRLYKFLDCLESLGLVQREQTTDALVEARYTAAPGLSAAAEAVVGPRSLERDREKYDWRALHGHLPEVLRGERSMPRESFDWPPSTPEQVAGFEASMAAGLGPILEVFRTHGTKLWRPGQRLLEVGGGDGTLAARLVEEHPGLTVDVYNLPSTEGLVARTREKHALGGRLGFVGGDFLREPLPGGYDALSFVRVLHDWPAETARQLMTAAYAALPSGGRILVCEEFRTQERLAAQFFWTYFLMGVDSCVSRLREVEFYLKAFTDLGFQRPEVLPGPFEIITATKP; encoded by the coding sequence ATGAGCCCGCCCGCCGCTTCCCCGCGTGCGCTCCTGCACCTGCTGTTCAACGGCGCGCGCGCCCTCGACGTGGTGCAGACGGCGCACCAGCTCGGGCTGCTGGAGGCCCTGGAGCGGGGGCCGGTGACGCTCGGGGCGCTGTGCGAGCAGCAGGGCTTCGTGCCCGGGCGCCTCTACAAGTTCCTCGACTGCCTGGAGAGCCTGGGGCTCGTGCAGCGCGAGCAGACGACGGACGCGCTCGTGGAGGCGCGCTACACGGCGGCGCCGGGCCTGAGCGCGGCGGCGGAGGCCGTGGTGGGCCCGCGCTCGCTGGAGAGAGACAGGGAGAAGTACGACTGGCGCGCGCTGCACGGGCACCTGCCGGAGGTGCTCCGGGGCGAGCGGAGCATGCCGCGCGAGTCCTTCGACTGGCCGCCGAGCACCCCGGAGCAGGTGGCGGGCTTCGAGGCCAGCATGGCCGCGGGGCTGGGCCCCATCCTCGAGGTGTTCCGCACGCACGGCACCAAGCTGTGGCGCCCCGGCCAGAGGCTGCTGGAGGTGGGCGGCGGGGACGGGACGCTGGCGGCGCGCCTGGTGGAGGAGCACCCCGGGCTCACCGTGGACGTCTACAACCTGCCCTCCACCGAGGGGCTGGTGGCGCGCACGCGCGAGAAGCACGCGCTGGGCGGCCGCCTGGGCTTCGTGGGCGGAGACTTCCTGCGCGAGCCGCTGCCGGGCGGCTACGACGCCCTCTCCTTCGTGCGCGTGCTGCACGACTGGCCCGCGGAGACGGCGCGCCAGCTCATGACGGCCGCGTACGCGGCGCTGCCCTCCGGCGGCCGCATCCTCGTCTGCGAGGAGTTCCGCACCCAGGAGCGCCTGGCGGCGCAGTTCTTCTGGACCTACTTCCTCATGGGCGTGGACAGCTGCGTGAGCCGGCTGCGCGAGGTGGAGTTCTACCTGAAGGCCTTCACGGACCTGGGCTTCCAGCGGCCCGAGGTGCTGCCCGGGCCGTTCGAGATCATCACCGCCACCAAGCCGTAG
- a CDS encoding aminotransferase class V-fold PLP-dependent enzyme produces MTGKTLQALRAEFPLLQTCTYLNSNSTGAFPRGMEAVLQRYARTMQEWRDEVWEGWWADWHAYADAVARFIGGPPGSVVTDGNLTTLMGRLGTCFDFQGERRRVVITGLEFPTVPFLWSGFSRYGAETVVVPAEGARVDAEALCAAIDERTRIVSLCHASFATGALMDLEPVVKRAHAVGAQVVVDAYQSVGAVPIDVSALGVDFLLGGAHKWMCGSVESAFLYVRPDLTDSLRPAATGWMAGENPLTFEPARAWAPTARRLAGGTPAVLPSQLSQVGLDLLNAAGIHTIREHSLRCTARVMARADEAGLPVVTPRKDAHRAGIVTLRFPGDAQVARRLVAGGFVCSYRGGLRVAPHFYNTLEEVDLFMDRLVAEARKEAA; encoded by the coding sequence ATGACCGGAAAGACGCTCCAGGCCCTGCGGGCCGAGTTCCCGCTGCTCCAGACGTGCACCTACCTCAACAGCAACTCCACCGGGGCGTTCCCCCGGGGCATGGAGGCGGTGCTCCAGCGCTACGCCCGCACGATGCAGGAGTGGCGGGACGAGGTGTGGGAGGGCTGGTGGGCCGACTGGCACGCGTACGCGGACGCGGTGGCGCGCTTCATCGGCGGGCCCCCGGGCTCGGTGGTGACCGACGGCAACCTCACCACGCTGATGGGCCGGCTCGGCACGTGCTTCGACTTCCAGGGGGAGCGGCGCCGCGTGGTGATAACAGGGCTGGAGTTCCCCACGGTGCCCTTCCTGTGGAGCGGCTTCTCTCGCTACGGCGCGGAGACCGTGGTGGTGCCCGCCGAAGGAGCCCGGGTGGACGCGGAGGCCCTGTGCGCCGCCATCGACGAGCGCACGCGCATCGTCAGCCTGTGCCACGCCAGCTTCGCCACGGGCGCGCTGATGGACCTGGAGCCGGTGGTGAAGCGCGCGCACGCGGTGGGCGCGCAGGTGGTGGTGGATGCCTACCAGTCCGTGGGCGCCGTCCCCATTGATGTCAGCGCGCTGGGGGTGGACTTCCTGCTGGGCGGCGCGCACAAGTGGATGTGCGGCTCGGTGGAGAGCGCCTTCCTGTACGTGCGCCCGGACCTGACGGACTCGCTGCGGCCGGCCGCCACCGGGTGGATGGCCGGTGAAAACCCGCTCACCTTCGAGCCCGCGCGGGCGTGGGCCCCCACGGCGCGGCGGCTCGCGGGCGGCACCCCGGCGGTGCTGCCCTCGCAGCTCTCTCAGGTGGGGCTCGACCTGCTCAACGCCGCGGGCATCCACACCATCCGCGAGCACTCGCTGCGCTGCACCGCGCGGGTGATGGCGCGCGCGGACGAGGCGGGCCTGCCCGTGGTGACGCCGCGCAAGGACGCCCACCGCGCCGGCATCGTCACCCTGCGCTTCCCCGGCGACGCGCAGGTGGCGCGCCGGCTGGTGGCGGGCGGCTTCGTGTGCAGCTACCGCGGCGGCCTGCGCGTGGCGCCGCACTTCTACAACACCCTGGAAGAGGTGGACCTGTTCATGGACCGGCTCGTGGCCGAGGCCCGGAAGGAGGCGGCATGA
- a CDS encoding tryptophan 2,3-dioxygenase family protein has protein sequence MFNALLKKWVGKGELDYEVYLKTPTLLNLQTPSEQLVHHDELLFQLTHQAQELWLKLVSMEAVEVVAEMDGDLLWPATGRLERMLRAMRCLVAEMNILETMTPDTYQIIRRSLGNGSGQESPGYNALRLAADGLEAALERVLTRRQLRLLDVYKVGAYGSEDLKRVCEQLVDLDELFQNWLYTHYQMVRRIIGVDRSIKALDGLPTQVLAGRMTLPLFRKLWEVRVEMTNAWKRDGGYQPGVNRPADSTAQAPAQAALPPSPPPLSPPPPPAVLPPPVTVSVSTAPPPQAPSDDPWSKPEPPTSRRGFGDPTTATPPPIPAAVPTSEDPWSRPEPPTSRRVSGEPQEEAASSPEAEARPTRPPKAQGQL, from the coding sequence ATGTTCAACGCGCTGTTGAAGAAGTGGGTCGGCAAAGGAGAACTCGATTACGAGGTCTACCTGAAGACGCCGACCCTGCTGAATCTGCAGACGCCGTCCGAACAGCTCGTGCACCACGACGAGCTGCTCTTCCAGCTGACGCACCAGGCGCAGGAGCTGTGGCTCAAGCTGGTCTCCATGGAGGCGGTGGAGGTCGTCGCGGAGATGGACGGCGACCTGCTCTGGCCCGCCACGGGCCGGCTGGAGCGCATGCTGCGCGCCATGCGCTGCCTGGTGGCGGAGATGAACATCCTGGAGACGATGACTCCGGACACCTACCAGATCATCCGCCGCAGCCTGGGCAACGGCAGCGGGCAGGAGTCGCCGGGCTACAACGCCCTGCGCCTCGCCGCGGACGGGCTGGAGGCGGCGCTGGAGCGCGTGCTGACGCGGCGCCAGCTGCGGCTCCTGGACGTCTACAAGGTCGGCGCCTACGGCTCCGAGGACCTGAAGCGCGTGTGCGAGCAACTGGTGGACCTGGACGAGCTGTTCCAGAACTGGCTCTACACGCACTACCAGATGGTCCGCCGCATCATCGGCGTGGACCGCTCCATCAAGGCGCTGGACGGGCTGCCCACGCAGGTGCTGGCGGGCCGCATGACGCTGCCGCTCTTCCGCAAGCTGTGGGAGGTGCGCGTGGAGATGACCAACGCGTGGAAGCGCGACGGCGGGTACCAGCCCGGCGTGAACCGCCCCGCGGACAGCACCGCGCAGGCCCCGGCCCAGGCGGCGCTTCCGCCGTCCCCGCCGCCCCTGTCACCGCCCCCGCCGCCCGCGGTGCTCCCGCCGCCCGTGACGGTGTCGGTGTCCACGGCGCCGCCCCCGCAGGCGCCCTCGGATGACCCCTGGTCCAAGCCCGAGCCGCCCACCTCGCGCCGGGGCTTCGGAGACCCGACCACGGCCACGCCGCCGCCCATCCCCGCCGCGGTGCCCACCTCCGAAGACCCGTGGTCGCGCCCCGAGCCGCCCACCTCGCGCCGCGTCTCTGGCGAGCCGCAGGAAGAAGCGGCCAGCTCGCCGGAGGCCGAGGCCCGGCCCACCCGCCCCCCGAAGGCCCAGGGACAGCTCTGA
- a CDS encoding response regulator has protein sequence MPEGKLRVLVVDDDPDLLDLVARSLSAHGIEVETHPSALGVSNRVRDTIPDVVLIDVNFPALKGDKVVSLARLSAPKDTRFILYSASDEAQLRSLALSSGADGYLSKSVQGAELAQKIHSFRLQPRPAVVLV, from the coding sequence ATGCCTGAAGGGAAGTTGCGCGTCCTGGTCGTGGATGATGATCCCGACCTGCTTGATTTGGTGGCGCGCTCGCTGAGCGCCCATGGCATCGAGGTGGAAACCCACCCCTCGGCCCTGGGCGTCTCCAACCGCGTCCGGGACACCATCCCGGACGTGGTGCTCATCGATGTGAATTTCCCCGCCCTCAAGGGCGACAAGGTGGTGTCCCTGGCGCGGCTGAGCGCGCCCAAGGACACCCGCTTCATCCTGTATTCGGCCTCCGATGAGGCCCAACTGCGCTCGCTTGCCCTGTCGTCAGGCGCAGACGGTTACTTGTCCAAGAGTGTTCAGGGCGCTGAACTGGCGCAGAAGATCCACTCCTTCCGCCTCCAGCCGCGCCCCGCAGTTGTCCTTGTCTGA